The following are from one region of the Quercus robur chromosome 1, dhQueRobu3.1, whole genome shotgun sequence genome:
- the LOC126727425 gene encoding protein LURP-one-related 7-like isoform X2, with product MTSSPIPVDLFVSKKHPGLTGGDLGFADASGNVIFRVNRQSSPKNKRLFLDSTGNPLISIYRYRNGSWQGFTGEDDQKQCIFRVQRTVNKLTRTELEVFLVGVNGEDSASKLKVKGCPFQKSCTIYRGNDIVAQTSLMYKLRQL from the exons ATGACCAGTTCGCCGATCCCGGTGGATCTCTTTGTGTCGAAAAAACATCCTGGCCTTACAGGTGGCGATCTGGGGTTCGCCGACGCCTCTGGTAATGTTATTTTCAGAGTCAACCGTCAATCCTCACCTAAAAATAAGAGGCTATTCCTCGATTCCACGGGAAACCCCCTAATCTCCATCTACCGTTACCGc AATGGGTCGTGGCAAGGCTTCACGGGTGAAGACGATCAAAAGCAGTGTATATTCAGAGTGCAGAGGACGGTGAACAAGCTCACCAGAACAGAGTTAGAGGTATTTCTTGTTGGTGTGAATGGGGAAGACTCAGCCTCTAAGTTAAAAGTGAAAGGTTGTCCTTTCCAGAAGTCCTGCACTATCTACAGAGGCAATGACATTGTGGCTCAG ACTAGCCTCATGTACAAGCTGCGGCAGCTTTAG
- the LOC126727425 gene encoding protein LURP-one-related 7-like isoform X1, translating to MTSSPIPVDLFVSKKHPGLTGGDLGFADASGNVIFRVNRQSSPKNKRLFLDSTGNPLISIYRYRNGSWQGFTGEDDQKQCIFRVQRTVNKLTRTELEVFLVGVNGEDSASKLKVKGCPFQKSCTIYRGNDIVAQTSLMYKLRQLYAKRNKFRLTIFPGSDDHALVAALVVIFLD from the exons ATGACCAGTTCGCCGATCCCGGTGGATCTCTTTGTGTCGAAAAAACATCCTGGCCTTACAGGTGGCGATCTGGGGTTCGCCGACGCCTCTGGTAATGTTATTTTCAGAGTCAACCGTCAATCCTCACCTAAAAATAAGAGGCTATTCCTCGATTCCACGGGAAACCCCCTAATCTCCATCTACCGTTACCGc AATGGGTCGTGGCAAGGCTTCACGGGTGAAGACGATCAAAAGCAGTGTATATTCAGAGTGCAGAGGACGGTGAACAAGCTCACCAGAACAGAGTTAGAGGTATTTCTTGTTGGTGTGAATGGGGAAGACTCAGCCTCTAAGTTAAAAGTGAAAGGTTGTCCTTTCCAGAAGTCCTGCACTATCTACAGAGGCAATGACATTGTGGCTCAG ACTAGCCTCATGTACAAGCTGCGGCAGCTTTATGCTAAAAGGAATAAATTTCGACTAACCATATTTCCTGGATCTGATGATCATGCGTTGGTTGCGGCATTGGTTGTAATATTTCTAGATTGA
- the LOC126727425 gene encoding protein LURP-one-related 7-like isoform X3 has product MTSSPIPVDLFVSKKHPGLTGGDLGFADASGNVIFRVNRQSSPKNKRLFLDSTGNPLISIYRYRNGSWQGFTGEDDQKQCIFRVQRTVNKLTRTELEVFLVGENGEDSAFTLKVKGCSFQKSCTICRGNDIVAQVQIIDSCC; this is encoded by the exons ATGACCAGTTCGCCGATCCCGGTGGATCTCTTTGTGTCGAAAAAACATCCTGGCCTTACAGGTGGCGATCTGGGGTTCGCCGACGCCTCTGGTAATGTTATTTTCAGAGTCAACCGTCAATCCTCACCTAAAAATAAGAGGCTATTCCTCGATTCCACGGGAAACCCCCTAATCTCCATCTACCGTTACCGc AATGGGTCGTGGCAAGGCTTCACGGGTGAAGACGATCAAAAGCAGTGTATATTCAGAGTGCAGAGGACGGTGAACAAGCTCACCAGAACAGAGTTAGAG GTATTTCTTGTTGGTGAGAATGGGGAAGACTCAGCCTTTACGTTAAAGGTGAAAGGTTGTTCTTTCCAGAAGTCCTGCACTATCTGCAGAGGCAATGATATTGTGGCTCAGGTACAAATAATTGATAGCTGTTGCTAG
- the LOC126727408 gene encoding pentatricopeptide repeat-containing protein At1g25360-like: protein MLWKNLSYSKRITSFITQGQIRQALFTFHQFQRAGFKITEFLLSAIARGCGRLGTIEEGKQVHCIVFKHGFDRDMILMTSLLDMYCKCIDIKEARRVYDEMPQRDVVVNNSMIFGLCRCHLTLDAMTLFDNMSERDVGSWNSLISGLAQNSEGRNALFLFKKMRVEGAEVDVMTMSGVLSVCADLAALVNGKQVYGLVIKYGFELYLPVGNAIIDMYAKCGCMEDACQFFMNMPIKNVVSWTSLIVGYGKHGLGLEALEAFDNMEREGIVPNKITFLGTLYACSHAGLVQKGWMNFNTMAHKYSITPMMEHYTCMVDLLARAGHLTEAYNFVERMPIKPEAKLLTALFSSCCSHMNVELAKTVGQRLIELEPEEAGAYMLLSNFYGIIGDLEGVANVRKLMSKREIRKTKACTWIEIDRKVHSFESGDGSHPLNKEIYNYLKNLVKKMKNSGYVPNTSMVMQNVDDHTKEEMVLSHSEKLAITLGLIIMPLGTRIMIVKNLRVCADCHLFTALVSKIEGREIVARDSSRFHHFNNGSCSCGDHW from the coding sequence ATGCTCTGGAAAAATTTATCATATTCTAAAAGGATCACTTCTTTTATAACACAAGGGCAGATTCGTCAGGCCCTATTTACATTCCATCAATTTCAAAGAGCTGGGTTTAAAATCACGGAGTTTCTTCTGTCAGCAATTGCAAGGGGCTGTGGGAGGCTTGGTACGATAGAAGAGGGCAAGCAAGTTCATTGCATAGTATTCAAACATGGGTTTGATAGAGATATGATTTTGATGACTTCCCTTCTCGATATGTACTGTAAATGCATTGATATCAAAGAGGCACGCCGTGTCTATGATGAAATGCCCCAAAGAGATGTTGTTGTAAACAATAGCATGATTTTTGGGTTATGCCGGTGTCACTTGACATTGGACGCAATGACTTTGTTTGATAATATGTCTGAACGCGACGTGGGATCTTGGAATTCACTGATTTCAGGGCTTGCTCAAAACTCAGAAGGAAGGAACGCGTTGTTTTTGTTCAAGAAAATGAGAGTGGAGGGAGCTGAAGTTGATGTTATGACCATGTCCGGTGTTCTTTCAGTTTGTGCTGATCTTGCTGCTTTGGTTAACGGTAAACAAGTTTATGGGCTAGTGATTAAATATGGGTTTGAGCTATATTTACCTGTTGGAAATGCCATCATTGACATGTATGCTAAATGTGGATGCATGGAAGATGCCTGCCAATTTTTCATGAACATGCCAATCAAGAATGTAGTTTCATGGACGTCTTTGATCGTGGGTTATGGAAAACATGGCTTGGGATTGGAAGCTCTTGAGGCATTTGACAATATGGAAAGGGAAGGCATTGTGCCAAACAAGATCACATTCTTGGGAACCTTATATGCATGTAGTCATGCTGGATTAGTTCAAAAAGGGTGGATGAATTTCAACACCATGGCACATAAATATTCCATCACACCCATGATGGAGCATTACACATGCATGGTGGATTTACTTGCACGAGCTGGGCATCTTACGGAGGCTTATAATTTTGTGGAGAGGATGCCAATAAAGCCAGAGGCAAAGCTTCTAACAGCACTTTTTAGTTCATGTTGTTCTCACATGAATGTAGAGCTAGCAAAGACTGTTGGACAGAGATTAATTGAATTGGAACCTGAAGAAGCAGGAGCCTATATGTTGTTGTCCAACTTCTATGGAATTATTGGGGACTTGGAAGGTGTAGCAAATGTGAGAAAATTGATGTCAAAAAgggaaataagaaaaacaaaggcATGTACATGGATTGAGATAGATAGAAAAGTCCATAGCTTTGAATCAGGAGATGGGTCTCATCCCCTTAACAAAGAGATATACAATTACTTGAAAAATCTTGTTAAGAAGATGAAGAATAGTGGATATGTGCCTAACACAAGCATGGTTATGCAAAATGTGGATGATCATACAAAGGAAGAGATGGTTCTTAGTCATAGTGAGAAATTGGCCATTACTCTTGGCCTGATTATCATGCCCCTGGGAACACGTATCATGATAGTTAAGAATCTTAGAGTATGTGCAGACTGCCATTTATTTACTGCTTTGGTTTCAAAGATTGAAGGAAGGGAGATTGTCGCGAGAGATTCTAGCAGATTTCATCATTTCAATAATGGATCATGCTCTTGTGGAGATCATTGGTAG